In Mixophyes fleayi isolate aMixFle1 chromosome 4, aMixFle1.hap1, whole genome shotgun sequence, the following proteins share a genomic window:
- the RLN3 gene encoding relaxin-3, with product MQRLAPAILTILWLLTWHSGTHASARVPPFGVKLCGREFIRAVIFTCGGSRWRRSEVMQTGDPADGFRSLGSTDIDADEEEMFSEWADLRQHNSEIMDYGNSQSWRDPTGARHGATAASEDSPRRGREVALGLSSTCCKWGCSKSQISSLC from the exons ATGCAACGCCTGGCACCGGCCATCCTAACGATCCTGTGGCTGCTGACGTGGCATAGTGGCACCCATGCCAGTGCCAGAGTGCCTCCATTCGGGGTGAAGCTGTGCGGGAGAGAATTCATACGGGCCGTCATCTTCACTTGTGGAGGGTCCCGGTGGAGGAGAAGTGAGGTCATGCAGACAG GGGACCCTGCGGATGGTTTTCGGAGCCTAGGATCCACGGACATAGACGCAGACGAAGAAGAAATGTTTAGCGAGTGGGCAGACTTGCGCCAACACAACAGCGAGATCATGGACTACGGAAACTCCCAAAGCTGGAGGGACCCCACAGGGGCCAGGCACGGGGCCACAGCGGCATCGGAAGACTCCCCGAGGAGAGGACGCGAGGTGGCGCTGGGCTTGTCCAGTACCTGCTGCAAATGGGGCTGCAGCAAAAGTCAGATAAGCTCTCTGTGCTGA